A genome region from Methanococcoides burtonii DSM 6242 includes the following:
- a CDS encoding flippase has protein sequence MKDVQWSFISLATASLSHLLLRIVLGKELGPSGLGLYTLVFTIYMFGMQFAAFGIGAALTKYIAQYSDDEGKIKEFVSSGVIGSLISGSAMGILLYLLSPLIAINFFDMPAMEELLKITAICFPFIAIQKVVIGTLNGQRRMQAFALVNITQNVSVAILSIALVLFFKMDVTGAIIGYVAPTILIGILSIYLAKHDIQPSLFISKTVLKEISWFGFYVVLANSIGLINMQIDSLMVGHFMDETEVGYYAVAIIFMQGVILLPQVVQRVTTPVMAKYYGKNDFESIRKLIKSTMVKTFGGILFISVIIAVFGNYLIITIFTEEFLPAYRPMLILLVGYSICAPIGSVGNTLSSVGKVNIVFKMTALCALMNTMLNLILIPNYGIIGAASATSISQIITLLIHLLFIKKYVFNHKL, from the coding sequence ATGAAAGACGTACAATGGTCTTTCATTAGCCTTGCTACTGCTTCTTTATCTCATTTACTGCTTAGAATCGTTCTGGGTAAAGAGTTAGGACCATCAGGACTTGGCCTTTACACCCTTGTTTTTACAATTTATATGTTCGGGATGCAGTTCGCTGCATTTGGAATTGGTGCTGCTTTGACGAAGTATATTGCACAGTATAGCGATGATGAAGGAAAGATAAAAGAGTTTGTTTCATCGGGTGTGATTGGTTCACTAATTAGTGGATCAGCAATGGGAATTCTCCTGTACTTGTTATCTCCATTAATAGCGATCAATTTCTTTGATATGCCTGCAATGGAAGAATTACTGAAGATAACAGCAATATGCTTCCCATTTATTGCCATTCAGAAAGTTGTAATAGGAACACTTAATGGCCAAAGAAGAATGCAGGCATTTGCCTTGGTTAACATTACACAAAATGTATCAGTAGCAATTCTATCCATTGCACTTGTTCTATTCTTTAAAATGGACGTGACAGGAGCAATTATAGGTTATGTAGCTCCTACAATTCTCATCGGAATCTTGTCTATATACCTTGCAAAGCATGACATACAACCTTCTTTGTTTATTAGTAAAACAGTACTCAAAGAAATTTCATGGTTTGGTTTTTATGTTGTGCTTGCCAACTCGATCGGACTCATCAACATGCAAATAGACAGCCTTATGGTTGGTCATTTCATGGATGAAACTGAAGTTGGATATTATGCTGTCGCAATCATTTTCATGCAAGGAGTTATTTTGTTACCACAAGTTGTACAGCGAGTTACAACTCCAGTAATGGCAAAATATTATGGAAAAAATGATTTTGAAAGCATAAGAAAGCTTATCAAAAGTACCATGGTAAAAACTTTTGGAGGCATACTATTTATTTCAGTAATTATAGCTGTCTTTGGTAATTATTTAATAATAACAATTTTTACAGAAGAATTTTTACCTGCTTATAGACCAATGCTAATATTATTAGTTGGTTACTCTATTTGTGCACCAATTGGATCAGTAGGAAACACATTATCAAGTGTTGGAAAAGTGAATATTGTGTTTAAAATGACAGCCCTATGCGCATTAATGAACACAATGTTGAATTTGATATTGATTCCTAATTATGGAATAATTGGAGCAGCTAGTGCTACATCAATATCACAGATAATTACGTTGTTGATACATCTTTTGTTTATAAAAAAATATGTGTTCAATCATAAATTATAA
- a CDS encoding IS5-like element ISMbu1 family transposase, which translates to MSLTNFAFKEEYKRLENLGDKLSEIESLIDWKPFRPIIAEMYINKTEFGGRPNVDEIVMLKMLVLQQWHGLSDPELERQATDRISFRKFLGFPAKIPDHTTVWAFRERISQAGKEDEIWNEMQRQLNKKGLKIKQGMIQDATFIHADPGHANLDTPRGNEAKTRRCKDGTWTKKASKSHFGYKLHTIEDTEYDLIRRYRTTTASVHDSQVDLSEEGEVVYRDRGYFGAISKGYDATMQRGVRGHPIGIRDKMRNKRISRKRAKGERPYAVIKNVFTSGFVRVTTLARVNVKMAITAFSYNLYQLRTIRRKSLG; encoded by the coding sequence ATGTCCTTAACAAACTTTGCTTTTAAAGAAGAGTACAAACGTCTTGAAAATCTCGGTGACAAGCTCTCTGAAATTGAATCTCTCATCGATTGGAAACCATTTCGTCCAATTATAGCAGAGATGTATATCAATAAAACAGAGTTCGGTGGCAGACCAAACGTTGATGAAATCGTCATGCTCAAAATGTTAGTATTGCAACAATGGCATGGCCTATCTGACCCTGAACTTGAAAGACAAGCTACTGATAGAATTTCCTTTAGGAAATTCTTGGGCTTTCCTGCAAAAATTCCAGATCATACTACTGTTTGGGCATTTAGAGAACGAATTTCCCAGGCAGGAAAAGAAGATGAAATCTGGAATGAAATGCAAAGACAACTTAATAAGAAAGGTCTGAAGATCAAGCAAGGTATGATTCAGGATGCAACATTTATACATGCTGATCCAGGACATGCAAATCTTGATACTCCTCGTGGAAATGAAGCAAAGACCAGAAGATGTAAGGACGGTACATGGACAAAAAAGGCATCTAAGTCACATTTTGGATATAAACTACATACCATTGAAGATACCGAATATGATCTGATAAGGAGATATAGGACAACTACTGCCTCAGTTCATGATAGTCAGGTGGATCTTTCTGAAGAAGGCGAAGTTGTTTACAGAGATAGAGGTTACTTTGGTGCAATTTCAAAAGGATATGATGCAACTATGCAAAGGGGAGTACGAGGGCACCCTATTGGTATTAGGGATAAGATGAGAAACAAAAGAATAAGCAGGAAAAGAGCAAAGGGAGAAAGACCTTATGCTGTTATCAAAAATGTGTTTACGTCAGGATTTGTAAGAGTAACAACGTTGGCAAGAGTAAATGTCAAAATGGCGATTACAGCATTCAGCTATAATCTCTATCAATTGAGGACAATAAGAAGAAAATCATTAGGATGA
- a CDS encoding UDP-N-acetylglucosamine 3-dehydrogenase — protein sequence MLRVGVIGTGAMGVNHIRIYHEMEDVELVGISDIDEKRVKELSDKYETEHFTDYMRLLGKDLDAVSIVVPTKLHKQVCLDALEAGTNVLVEKPIADTPENADIMIKAAKAANKALMIGHIERFNPAVIKLKEIIDEGLLGKIVSISTRRVGPYNPRIRDVGVILDIGVHDIDIISYLYGLEVNKVHAIAGADIHPFEDHASIHLRFDHDLTGLVDTNWLTPHKIRNLTAVGLEGVAYLDYINQTLELHDENWIREAKVDKAEPLRNELEYFIKCISTGEKIHSNGENGKHALEVCMAAIESYKQEKTIQL from the coding sequence ATGTTACGTGTCGGAGTTATCGGAACCGGAGCTATGGGTGTTAACCATATACGAATTTATCATGAGATGGAAGACGTGGAACTTGTCGGGATCTCAGATATCGATGAGAAAAGGGTAAAGGAACTTTCCGATAAATATGAGACAGAACATTTTACCGATTACATGAGGTTGCTCGGGAAAGACCTTGATGCCGTGAGCATCGTTGTTCCTACAAAGCTCCATAAACAAGTGTGTCTTGATGCTCTTGAAGCAGGTACTAATGTGCTTGTGGAAAAACCAATCGCAGACACGCCGGAAAATGCAGACATCATGATAAAGGCTGCGAAGGCTGCGAACAAGGCCCTGATGATCGGGCACATCGAAAGGTTCAATCCGGCAGTTATCAAACTTAAAGAGATCATAGATGAGGGACTGCTTGGGAAGATAGTATCAATTTCGACCCGAAGGGTCGGCCCATACAATCCAAGGATCAGGGATGTTGGAGTTATTCTGGATATCGGAGTACATGATATCGATATTATCTCATACCTTTACGGCCTTGAAGTGAACAAGGTCCATGCTATTGCAGGTGCGGATATCCATCCGTTCGAGGACCATGCTTCGATACATCTAAGATTCGACCATGACCTTACAGGACTTGTGGATACCAACTGGCTAACTCCCCACAAGATACGCAACCTTACAGCAGTGGGACTTGAGGGTGTGGCATATCTGGACTATATCAACCAGACGTTGGAGCTTCATGACGAGAACTGGATAAGAGAAGCAAAGGTTGATAAGGCAGAACCGCTCAGGAACGAGCTGGAATATTTCATCAAATGTATTAGCACAGGTGAGAAGATACATTCCAATGGAGAGAACGGAAAGCACGCGCTGGAAGTTTGCATGGCTGCCATTGAATCATACAAGCAGGAAAAGACGATCCAATTGTGA
- a CDS encoding glycosyltransferase family 4 protein encodes MKIAIITNYWINSSGGGVKTYLTSLVDEFNNRDYLDVSVIFKSGKDYENYHIEGNKIVFVFKTFLNLKQLNPDIIHSQGTWYCLLPGYAYKKLYGTKLVHTFHSQPFGKLKLVGRIFFQTLLNGCDCITFVSKSLKKENERFGLIFNEYAITYAGVNSTEVSQKQIAEFSEKYNLKSSNYVLLAQGFMSNKLKAKGSTILIKALKHLLNKYPQTILVLTGDGAFSNEVKLFVEEVGLSENVIFTGHLSDPFVPLAICNIYTHISLADGVPLALLEAMAMGKPIMATNIGGIPEAIDNGINGILVEPCENQIYEGIEYLILNSDVATKMGYNAKQTVSNKFTWKNAANVFYDIYCDSHKSE; translated from the coding sequence ATGAAAATTGCAATAATTACAAATTATTGGATAAATAGCTCGGGTGGTGGGGTGAAAACATATCTCACCAGTTTAGTAGATGAATTTAACAATAGGGATTATTTAGATGTAAGTGTAATTTTCAAAAGCGGAAAAGATTATGAAAATTACCACATTGAAGGCAATAAAATCGTTTTTGTTTTCAAAACGTTTTTGAATCTGAAACAGCTAAATCCTGATATAATTCATTCACAAGGGACATGGTATTGTTTGCTACCGGGATACGCTTATAAAAAACTATATGGCACAAAATTAGTTCATACCTTTCATTCTCAACCATTTGGTAAATTGAAGTTGGTTGGTAGGATATTTTTTCAAACGTTGTTAAATGGTTGTGATTGTATAACGTTTGTTTCTAAAAGTCTGAAAAAAGAGAATGAACGATTTGGTCTTATTTTTAATGAATATGCTATTACTTATGCAGGTGTGAATTCAACAGAAGTATCTCAAAAGCAAATAGCTGAGTTTAGTGAGAAATATAATCTCAAATCCAGTAATTATGTTTTATTAGCACAAGGATTTATGTCTAATAAGTTGAAAGCAAAAGGATCTACTATTTTAATTAAGGCACTTAAACATTTATTGAACAAATATCCTCAAACAATTTTGGTTCTGACTGGTGATGGAGCATTTTCAAACGAAGTAAAATTATTTGTTGAAGAAGTGGGATTATCTGAAAATGTGATATTTACAGGACATCTGTCTGATCCATTTGTACCTTTAGCAATTTGTAATATTTACACTCACATATCTCTTGCAGACGGTGTTCCTTTAGCTCTTTTAGAAGCAATGGCTATGGGTAAACCAATCATGGCTACTAATATTGGTGGAATTCCTGAAGCTATAGATAATGGGATTAATGGAATTTTAGTTGAACCTTGTGAAAATCAAATATATGAGGGAATAGAATACCTAATTTTAAATTCTGATGTGGCTACTAAAATGGGTTACAATGCAAAACAAACTGTATCAAACAAATTTACTTGGAAAAATGCTGCGAATGTTTTCTATGATATCTATTGTGATAGTCATAAATCGGAATGA
- a CDS encoding NAD-dependent epimerase/dehydratase family protein — protein MFENNSVILITGGAGFIGSHVVDKLINIGNRVIVFDNLSSGNLEYIDQHLDNPNFTFINGDLLDTDKITKACHNIDCVYHIAANPDVRLGFSNTKVHFDQNITATYNLLEAMRKNNIRNIVFTSTSTVYGEASIIPTPENYGPLVPISLYGASKLSCEALITSYCHTFNMRSWIFRFANIIGERSTHGIIFDFIKKLHNNPDQLEILGDGQQSKSYLHISACIDAILFVVNKSLDDVNIFNIGSEDTINSTQIGMIVVEEMGLENVEFTYTGGTRGWKGDVPRMSLSIDKLESLGWSLSCSSKGSVIETVRSLLSTI, from the coding sequence ATGTTTGAAAATAATAGTGTTATATTAATTACAGGTGGTGCAGGCTTTATAGGTAGTCATGTTGTTGATAAGTTAATAAATATTGGCAACCGAGTTATTGTGTTTGATAACTTGAGTTCTGGTAATTTAGAATATATTGATCAACATCTTGATAATCCAAACTTTACATTTATTAATGGTGATTTGCTCGATACAGATAAAATAACGAAAGCATGTCATAATATAGATTGTGTTTATCATATTGCAGCAAATCCAGATGTAAGATTAGGGTTCTCAAATACCAAGGTACATTTTGATCAAAATATTACTGCTACTTACAATCTTCTTGAAGCTATGCGTAAAAATAACATTAGAAATATTGTGTTTACTTCCACATCAACAGTATATGGGGAAGCATCGATTATTCCCACGCCTGAAAACTATGGTCCACTTGTTCCGATATCACTTTATGGGGCATCGAAACTTTCGTGTGAAGCCTTAATAACTTCGTACTGTCATACATTTAATATGAGGTCATGGATATTTAGATTTGCAAACATTATTGGAGAGCGCAGTACTCACGGTATTATATTTGATTTTATCAAAAAACTTCACAATAATCCTGATCAACTTGAAATTCTTGGTGATGGGCAGCAATCAAAATCATATTTGCATATTAGTGCTTGCATTGATGCAATTTTATTTGTAGTTAATAAAAGTCTAGACGATGTTAATATTTTTAATATTGGCTCAGAAGACACAATTAACTCAACACAAATTGGTATGATCGTTGTTGAGGAAATGGGGCTTGAAAATGTTGAATTTACATATACTGGTGGTACGAGAGGATGGAAAGGGGATGTTCCACGAATGTCACTTTCAATTGATAAATTAGAATCTCTTGGATGGAGTTTGAGTTGTTCTTCTAAGGGAAGTGTAATAGAAACAGTACGTTCATTGTTATCTACAATTTAA
- a CDS encoding DUF354 domain-containing protein, which produces MKVLIDIGHPAHVHFFKNIILGLEKNGHEVLVTSRDKDVAIDLLDAYNIPYIPVGKIGSGKFDLIKEWIKRDYDILKIAKKFNPDLLMGMLNPCVAHSAKLLGKKCFIFNDSEVVNSTALITYPFSDVIFTPSNFSKDAGKKQVRINGYKEHSYLHSNHFNPDPSIFDNLDIGINDKFILMRFVAWKAGHDVKQKGFDLETKIRYVKALEKYAKVFISSETELPPELEDYRIKIPSEDIHNFVYYADLLVGDSQTMTTEAALLGTPAVRCNSFVGENDMANFVELENKYGLIFNFNNYDEAMNKAIEIIQDPNIKDEWTKKRELMLNEKTDVCSFIVDYIEKYWSNV; this is translated from the coding sequence GTGAAAGTACTGATAGATATAGGTCATCCTGCACATGTTCACTTTTTTAAGAACATTATTTTGGGTTTAGAAAAGAACGGTCATGAAGTTTTGGTTACTTCTCGTGATAAAGATGTAGCTATTGATCTATTGGATGCTTACAATATACCTTACATACCAGTAGGAAAGATTGGTTCAGGAAAGTTTGATCTGATAAAAGAATGGATCAAGAGAGATTATGACATTTTAAAGATTGCAAAGAAATTCAATCCTGATCTTTTGATGGGTATGCTTAATCCATGTGTTGCCCATTCAGCAAAGCTTTTGGGTAAAAAATGTTTTATATTCAACGATTCCGAAGTTGTCAATTCAACGGCACTAATTACTTATCCATTTTCAGATGTGATATTTACGCCATCGAATTTCAGTAAAGATGCTGGGAAGAAACAAGTTCGAATAAATGGATATAAAGAACACTCATATCTGCATTCAAATCATTTTAACCCTGACCCCTCTATTTTTGATAATCTAGATATTGGTATAAATGATAAATTTATTTTAATGCGATTTGTTGCATGGAAGGCAGGCCATGATGTAAAGCAAAAGGGTTTTGATCTTGAAACTAAGATCCGCTATGTAAAAGCTCTTGAAAAATATGCAAAAGTTTTCATTTCATCAGAGACCGAACTTCCTCCTGAGCTTGAAGATTATCGAATCAAAATTCCTTCTGAAGATATCCATAATTTTGTTTATTATGCTGATCTGCTAGTCGGTGATAGTCAGACAATGACTACGGAAGCTGCTTTACTTGGAACTCCTGCAGTCAGATGCAATTCTTTTGTTGGCGAAAACGATATGGCCAATTTTGTTGAACTCGAAAATAAGTATGGACTTATTTTTAATTTCAATAATTATGATGAAGCAATGAATAAAGCCATTGAAATAATTCAAGATCCAAATATTAAAGATGAATGGACTAAAAAAAGAGAATTAATGTTGAATGAAAAAACAGATGTTTGTTCCTTTATTGTGGATTATATTGAGAAGTATTGGTCAAATGTGTAA
- a CDS encoding nucleotide sugar dehydrogenase: MSDKLQKIIEERGPIKKIGVLGMGYVGIPAAALFADVDKFEKVLGFQRNSASSGYKIDMINAGESPLKGEEPGLEDLLRKVTGSNKFECTPDFSRIAEMDAVTLAIQTPFENPTDLIPDFGALIEGIRNVGRYLTPGTLVVLESTITPGTTNGMAKEILEEESGLIAGEDFALAHAPERVMVGRLLRNIQEHDRIVGGIDNTSTERAIELYSPVLTKGKIIPMTSTAAEVTKTAENTFRDLQIAAANQLALYCESMGINFYDVRAGIDSLKGEGITRAILYPGAGVGGHCLTKDTYHLERGIEIAGKTPLDYPENADSIYVLARKVNDFMPNHMFKLTEDALASVGKSVKGSKIAMLGWAFINDSDDARNPPSEPLYDLLIEAGAEVRIHDPHVLDYPNVTIEKDLNAVVDGADVIAILTGHSDYFKLNPADIKTTMGKDKPVIIDGRNVVDPTKFIDSGFVYRGIGRGDVN, from the coding sequence ATGAGTGATAAGTTACAGAAGATCATAGAGGAAAGAGGACCTATAAAAAAGATAGGCGTGCTTGGCATGGGATACGTAGGCATCCCTGCAGCAGCTCTTTTTGCAGATGTTGATAAGTTCGAGAAGGTCCTGGGCTTCCAGAGAAACTCCGCATCATCCGGCTACAAGATAGACATGATCAACGCTGGCGAAAGCCCACTTAAAGGCGAAGAACCCGGCCTTGAAGACCTCCTGAGAAAGGTCACCGGCTCAAACAAGTTCGAGTGTACCCCGGATTTCTCAAGAATTGCAGAGATGGATGCAGTAACCCTCGCCATCCAGACCCCATTCGAAAATCCAACCGACCTTATCCCGGATTTCGGAGCACTCATAGAAGGCATACGCAATGTAGGCAGATACCTCACCCCCGGAACTCTGGTGGTACTGGAATCCACAATAACCCCCGGAACCACTAACGGAATGGCCAAAGAGATCCTCGAAGAGGAATCCGGCCTCATAGCCGGAGAGGACTTCGCCCTTGCCCACGCCCCTGAGCGCGTAATGGTAGGCCGCCTCCTAAGAAACATCCAGGAACACGACAGAATTGTCGGTGGTATCGACAACACAAGCACAGAACGAGCCATCGAACTATACTCCCCTGTCCTGACCAAAGGCAAGATCATCCCGATGACCTCCACAGCCGCCGAGGTCACCAAGACAGCAGAGAACACCTTCCGTGATCTCCAGATCGCAGCAGCCAACCAGCTCGCCCTCTATTGCGAGTCCATGGGAATAAACTTCTACGATGTCCGCGCAGGAATAGATAGCCTGAAAGGCGAAGGCATCACCCGAGCCATCCTCTACCCCGGAGCCGGAGTAGGCGGTCACTGCCTTACCAAAGACACCTACCACCTGGAACGCGGAATAGAGATCGCCGGAAAGACCCCATTAGACTACCCCGAGAACGCCGACTCCATCTACGTCCTCGCAAGAAAAGTGAACGACTTCATGCCCAACCACATGTTCAAACTCACCGAAGATGCCCTTGCAAGTGTCGGAAAATCTGTAAAAGGCTCAAAGATCGCTATGCTAGGCTGGGCCTTCATCAACGACTCCGATGATGCAAGGAACCCCCCATCCGAACCACTCTACGACCTTTTGATCGAAGCCGGTGCTGAAGTAAGGATCCATGACCCACACGTTTTGGACTATCCAAACGTGACCATCGAGAAAGATCTGAATGCTGTAGTTGATGGTGCTGACGTTATAGCTATTCTAACCGGCCATTCCGACTACTTCAAGTTGAACCCTGCTGACATTAAGACCACAATGGGCAAAGATAAACCCGTGATCATCGATGGTAGAAACGTTGTAGATCCTACAAAGTTTATTGACAGTGGATTCGTTTATCGTGGTATTGGAAGAGGAGATGTTAACTGA
- a CDS encoding glycosyltransferase, with product MMIDLGMELQARKLFWRLMMYSNVKNDFKKYSGKNLLVIAPSYPNEDNTFIGGSFIKNQLESLKKHFDNIFVISPVLFSFNKLDKDKLCNNYRYDNINVYFPRSYYIPIFYFNKILIDNRLHVVEKIIKNENLKFDLIHAHFTWPSAYISTSLKEKYHVPTITTIHENAEWLVKEAGINSSLINNAWRNSDVLIRVNSKDLPILSEYNKNVISIPNGFSSKFKYIDKMECRGKLNLPKNKKIIFSLGGLIERKGFNYLIDAIKFVTKKQKDVLCFIGGNGPLKDALQKQIIDLNLQNNVKLVGFVTDELLSIWINSCDIFVLPSLSEGNPTVMFECLGCGKPYVGTGVGGVPEIITSDKYGLLVEPGNSQDLAEKIIIALNKEWDRDAILEYSDRFTWDNIALQTMDAYNLAIAKCKNS from the coding sequence ATGATGATCGATTTGGGAATGGAACTGCAAGCAAGAAAATTATTTTGGAGATTGATGATGTATTCAAATGTTAAAAATGATTTTAAAAAATACTCTGGTAAAAATCTTCTAGTTATTGCTCCTTCTTATCCAAATGAGGATAACACATTTATTGGTGGATCTTTCATAAAAAATCAACTTGAGTCATTAAAAAAACATTTTGATAACATTTTTGTAATATCTCCTGTATTATTCAGTTTCAATAAATTAGATAAAGATAAGTTGTGCAATAATTATAGGTATGATAATATTAATGTGTACTTCCCTCGATCCTATTACATCCCTATTTTTTATTTTAATAAAATATTAATCGATAATCGGCTCCATGTTGTTGAAAAAATAATCAAAAATGAAAATCTTAAATTTGATCTAATTCATGCACATTTCACATGGCCTTCTGCATATATTAGTACAAGTTTAAAAGAAAAATATCATGTTCCTACAATCACTACAATTCATGAAAATGCTGAATGGTTGGTCAAGGAGGCTGGAATAAATTCGTCACTTATAAACAATGCTTGGCGCAATTCGGATGTTTTGATAAGAGTTAATTCAAAAGATTTGCCGATATTGAGTGAATATAATAAAAATGTCATTTCAATTCCCAACGGGTTTTCTTCAAAATTCAAATATATTGATAAAATGGAGTGCAGGGGAAAACTAAATCTTCCTAAAAATAAAAAAATAATATTTAGTTTAGGTGGCTTAATTGAAAGAAAGGGTTTTAATTATTTAATAGATGCAATTAAATTTGTCACTAAAAAACAAAAAGATGTATTATGTTTTATTGGGGGGAATGGGCCTTTAAAAGATGCTCTCCAAAAACAAATAATAGATTTAAATTTACAAAATAATGTTAAACTAGTCGGGTTTGTAACGGATGAGTTACTCTCCATCTGGATAAATTCGTGTGATATATTTGTTTTACCAAGTTTAAGTGAAGGAAATCCTACAGTTATGTTTGAGTGTTTGGGATGTGGAAAACCATATGTTGGGACTGGGGTGGGTGGAGTTCCAGAAATAATCACTTCTGATAAATATGGGTTGTTGGTTGAACCTGGCAATTCACAAGATTTAGCTGAGAAAATCATAATTGCATTGAATAAAGAATGGGATCGAGATGCAATTCTGGAGTATAGTGATCGTTTTACGTGGGATAATATAGCTTTGCAAACGATGGATGCATATAATTTGGCTATAGCCAAATGCAAAAATAGCTAA
- the wecB gene encoding non-hydrolyzing UDP-N-acetylglucosamine 2-epimerase, whose translation MKIATIVGVRPQFVKASVVSRELRKTHHEVLIHTGQHYDHKMNQVFFEELNIPEPDYFLEIGSGSHGYQTGEMLKKIEEVLIIEQPDLVLTYGDTNSTLAGALAASKLHIKTAHVESGLRSFDKTMPEEINRIVTDHCSDILFCPTENAVNNLKNEGITDNVFLTGDVMADSVIYNKDIAEKQSTILNDLNLESKNYLLATVHRASNTDNPKNLQNIVDAFSKLDDLVVFPVHPRTKKLLKEYNLYDKLASSVKLIEPVGFLDFIKLMNNSKMILTDSGGIQKEAYILKIPCITLRENTEWMETVEDGWNVLVGVDKSRIVNAIDELNPVSKNHDDRFGNGTASKKIILEIDDVFKC comes from the coding sequence ATGAAAATAGCAACTATTGTTGGAGTTAGGCCTCAATTTGTGAAAGCTTCTGTAGTTTCCAGAGAGCTGAGGAAAACACACCATGAAGTCTTGATCCACACAGGCCAGCACTATGATCATAAAATGAATCAGGTCTTCTTCGAGGAACTCAACATTCCTGAACCAGATTATTTCCTGGAAATAGGTTCTGGGTCTCATGGTTATCAAACAGGCGAGATGTTAAAAAAGATCGAAGAGGTCTTGATAATAGAGCAACCTGACCTTGTATTAACCTATGGTGATACAAATTCGACTCTTGCTGGTGCTTTAGCAGCTTCTAAATTGCACATAAAGACTGCTCACGTCGAATCTGGTTTACGAAGCTTTGACAAAACAATGCCTGAAGAAATAAACAGGATTGTAACAGATCACTGTTCAGATATCTTATTTTGCCCAACAGAAAATGCTGTAAACAATTTGAAAAATGAAGGAATTACCGATAATGTCTTTTTAACAGGAGATGTAATGGCTGATTCTGTGATCTACAACAAAGATATTGCAGAAAAGCAATCTACCATCCTGAACGATCTAAATTTGGAAAGCAAGAATTATTTGCTCGCAACTGTTCACCGTGCCAGCAATACTGACAACCCTAAAAATCTCCAAAATATCGTAGATGCTTTTTCAAAATTGGATGATTTGGTCGTATTCCCTGTTCACCCCAGAACTAAAAAGCTGTTAAAGGAGTACAATTTGTACGACAAATTAGCTTCTTCAGTAAAGTTAATTGAGCCTGTTGGTTTCCTTGATTTCATTAAATTAATGAATAATTCAAAAATGATCCTCACCGATTCAGGTGGTATCCAAAAAGAAGCCTATATTTTGAAAATCCCATGCATTACATTACGTGAAAATACGGAATGGATGGAAACTGTTGAAGATGGGTGGAATGTTTTGGTTGGAGTTGACAAGAGTCGGATTGTTAATGCGATTGATGAATTAAATCCAGTATCTAAAAATCATGATGATCGATTTGGGAATGGAACTGCAAGCAAGAAAATTATTTTGGAGATTGATGATGTATTCAAATGTTAA
- a CDS encoding phosphopantetheine adenylyltransferase — MGRTAVGGTFEFLHDGHMALIRKAFELAKGDVVDIGLTSEEMAGRKNRIIPDIATRKKSLTAFIKELGFPEEKYNIQTLKDPYGSTLEEDYEYLVVSPETLPVARKINEIRKTNGKREIKIVSINYVMAEDDLPISSTRIEQGEIDVHGHLKHN; from the coding sequence ATGGGACGAACAGCGGTAGGAGGAACTTTTGAATTCCTTCACGATGGCCATATGGCACTGATCAGAAAAGCGTTCGAGCTGGCAAAAGGAGATGTTGTGGATATAGGCCTGACATCCGAAGAGATGGCAGGAAGGAAGAACAGAATTATCCCGGATATTGCAACCCGCAAGAAAAGCCTGACCGCTTTCATAAAAGAACTCGGGTTCCCAGAAGAAAAATACAACATCCAGACCCTGAAAGATCCCTACGGATCGACCCTGGAAGAAGATTACGAATACCTCGTAGTGTCCCCCGAAACCTTACCAGTAGCCCGGAAGATCAATGAGATCAGAAAGACCAACGGTAAAAGAGAGATAAAGATAGTGAGCATAAATTATGTGATGGCGGAAGATGACCTGCCTATATCATCCACGCGGATAGAACAGGGCGAGATAGATGTGCATGGCCATTTGAAACATAACTGA